A single region of the Triticum dicoccoides isolate Atlit2015 ecotype Zavitan chromosome 2B, WEW_v2.0, whole genome shotgun sequence genome encodes:
- the LOC119367375 gene encoding uncharacterized protein LOC119367375, producing MVRKKVPLRYIREDSTRRRTYETRRNYLTKKVGELGILCNTKACVLVYDEGASEPYVYPSHAEAVEILNRYKAMPNMPQFKKEIHKSLVERIAKTNPQLPVFQPQVPYVTGSVDLGPPPMYQASPQQQAGGQPPAFQPQAAYIAGRANMGPRPMYQAPPQQQAGGQLPVLKPQAQYVTGSVDMGPPPMYPALQQQEGWRNMVRSEGDHSALVYNGNGYSTGGHDGAGTSSSASFPLDDMMSFLDDMDFEL from the exons ATGGTTCGCAAGAAAGTGCCCCTCCGGTACATCCGCGAGGACTCCACCCGTCGTCGTACCTACGAGACGCGTCGCAACTACCTGACGAAGAAGGTGGGCGAGCTAGGCATCCTATGCAACACCAAGGCCTGCGTTCTGGTGTATGACGAGGGCGCATCGGAGCCGTATGTTTACCCGTCCCATGCCGAGGCGGTGGAAATCCTGAATCGGTACAAGGCCATGCCGAACATGCCGCAGTTCAAGAA GGAGATCCACAAAAGCCTCGTCGAGCGCATCGCTAAAACCAACCCGCAGCTGCCGGTCTTCCAGCCCCAAGTACCATACGTCACCGGCAGCGTCGACTTGGGGCCTCCGCCGATGTATCAAGCGTCGCCGCAGCAGCAGGCGGGCGGGCAGCCACCGGCCTTCCAGCCCCAGGCGGCATACATCGCCGGTAGAGCCAACATGGGGCCTCGGCCGATGTATCAAGCGCCGCCGCAGCAGCAGGCGGGCGGGCAGCTACCGGTCTTGAAGCCCCAGGCGCAGTACGTCACCGGCAGCGTCGACATGGGGCCTCCGCCGATGTATCCGGCGTTGCAGCAGCAGGAGGGCTGGCGTAACATGGTGAGATCCGAGGGGGACCACAGCGCCCTGGTCTATAATGGAAATGGCTACAGTACTGGTGGCCACGACGGCGCCGGCACCAGCTCGAGCGCCAGCTTCCCCCTCGATGATATGATGTCATTCTTGGACGATATGGATTTCGAGTTGTAG
- the LOC119360663 gene encoding DNA translocase FtsK-like: MVRKKVPLRYIGEDSNRRRTYETRRNYLMKKVGELGILCNTKACVLVYDEGASEPYVYPSHAEAVEILNRYKAMPNMPQFKKEIHKSLVERIAKTNPQLPAGGQPPVFQPQMPYVTGSADMGCPLMYQAPPQQQAGGQPPVFQPQAPYIAGSADMGPPPMYQAPPHQQEGWKPPVFQPQAQYVTGSIDMGPPPMYQALQQQEGWRNMVRSEGDHSALVYNRNGYSTGGHDGAGTSSGASFPLDDMMSFLDDMEFEL; this comes from the exons ATGGTTCGCAAGAAGGTGCCCCTCCGGTACATCGGCGAGGACTCCAACCGTCGTCGTACCTACGAGACGCGTCGCAACTACCTGATGAAGAAGGTAGGCGAGCTAGGCATCCTATGCAACACCAAGGCCTGCGTTCTGGTGTATGACGAGGGCGCATCGGAGCCGTATGTTTACCCGTCCCATGCCGAGGCGGTGGAAATCCTGAATCGGTACAAGGCCATGCCGAACATGCCACAGTTCAAGAA GGAGATCCACAAGAGCCTCGTCGAGCGCATCGCTAAAACCAACCCGCAGTTGCCG GCAGGGGGGCAGCCACCGGTCTTCCAGCCCCAGATGCCATACGTCACCGGCAGTGCTGACATGGGATGTCCCCTGATGTATCAAGCGCCGCCGCAGCAGCAGGCGGGCGGGCAGCCACCGGTCTTCCAGCCCCAGGCGCCATACATCGCCGGCAGTGCCGACATGGGGCCTCCGCCGATGTATCAGGCACCGCCGCACCAGCAGGAGGGCTGGAAGCCACCAGTCTTCCAGCCCCAGGCGCAGTACGTCACTGGCAGCATCGACATGGGGCCTCCGCCGATGTATCAGGCATTGCAGCAGCAGGAGGGCTGGCGTAACATGGTGAGATCCGAGGGGGACCACAGCGCCCTGGTCTATAATAGAAATGGCTACAGTACTGGTGGCCACGACGGCGCCGGCACCAGCTCGGGCGCCAGCTTCCCCCTCGATGATATGATGTCTTTCTTGGACGATATGGAGTTCGAGTTGTAG